A single genomic interval of Zobellia nedashkovskayae harbors:
- a CDS encoding alkene reductase has translation MKLLETYQLGNITLKNRVVMAPMTRCRAINNIPNDLMKEYYAQRAGAGLIIAEGIAPSPNALGYARIPGIFNKNQIQGWKKITEAVHEQGSRIFAQFMHTGRASHPDNMPDDAVVLAPSAVYHKGTMWTDQNGNQPFPLAKEMTADDIQNTIEEFVQAAKNAITSGFDGVEIHAGTGFLIDEFINPHTNLRTDEYGGSLEGRMKFALEVTQKIANAIGKEKVGIRISPNGIYNDMIPFEGTDEAFLYLASSLKDMGIAYLHMVDHEAMGAPHVSSTLKEKVKNAFGGTYIASGGFNGETAEDAINNEHGDLVAFGRPFIANPDLVERIRDGKDFAISDPQTHYSATEVGFTDYPTLEKVTA, from the coding sequence ATGAAACTATTAGAAACATATCAACTAGGAAATATCACTCTAAAAAACAGGGTGGTAATGGCACCTATGACAAGGTGCAGAGCCATCAATAATATACCCAACGACCTTATGAAAGAATATTATGCGCAAAGAGCTGGCGCGGGTTTAATCATAGCAGAAGGAATAGCTCCATCGCCAAATGCACTTGGTTATGCAAGAATACCTGGAATATTTAATAAAAATCAAATACAAGGCTGGAAGAAAATAACAGAAGCGGTTCATGAGCAAGGCTCAAGAATATTTGCGCAGTTCATGCATACGGGTAGAGCATCACATCCTGATAATATGCCTGATGACGCAGTGGTATTAGCACCTTCTGCCGTATACCATAAAGGAACCATGTGGACAGACCAAAATGGTAATCAGCCTTTTCCTTTAGCTAAAGAAATGACCGCTGATGATATTCAAAATACAATTGAAGAATTTGTACAAGCCGCCAAAAATGCAATAACCTCTGGGTTTGATGGTGTAGAAATTCATGCGGGCACGGGATTTCTTATAGATGAGTTTATCAATCCGCATACCAACCTTCGTACTGATGAATACGGCGGCTCTTTGGAAGGAAGAATGAAGTTTGCCTTGGAAGTAACACAAAAAATAGCAAACGCTATCGGTAAAGAAAAGGTAGGAATTAGAATTTCCCCTAATGGCATCTACAATGATATGATACCATTTGAAGGAACAGACGAAGCTTTCCTGTATTTGGCATCGTCACTTAAAGATATGGGAATCGCTTACCTACATATGGTAGATCACGAAGCTATGGGAGCTCCTCATGTTTCATCAACTCTTAAAGAAAAAGTAAAAAATGCATTTGGGGGAACCTATATAGCTAGCGGTGGATTCAATGGTGAAACTGCTGAAGATGCCATAAATAATGAACACGGAGATTTAGTAGCATTTGGCAGACCATTTATTGCTAACCCTGATCTTGTGGAAAGAATCAGAGATGGAAAAGATTTTGCGATTTCTGACCCGCAGACGCATTATTCAGCTACTGAAGTGGGATTTACAGATTATCCAACACTTGAAAAAGTAACGGCTTAA
- a CDS encoding cyclic nucleotide-binding domain-containing protein, with the protein MEDKLQLLRQHFEEIVSLTDEEWNFIQSHFEFKSLKKHQFLIQVGQPVDFEYWIIKGLVKAYSID; encoded by the coding sequence ATGGAAGACAAGTTACAGTTACTAAGACAACATTTTGAAGAAATCGTTTCTTTAACTGATGAGGAGTGGAATTTTATACAATCGCACTTTGAATTTAAAAGTCTTAAAAAACACCAATTTTTAATACAAGTTGGGCAACCTGTGGACTTTGAATATTGGATTATCAAAGGCTTAGTAAAAGCGTATTCCATAGACTAA
- a CDS encoding L-dopachrome tautomerase-related protein has translation MKNIKYKSIGLLLSISFSLCFFMGSSQQNKLAKAEKDKPIGTLEIVAEMDINPGNVAVSKEGRVFSTIHPMRPNMTKLVEITSKTTFVPFPSEKLQPKTASASDDTFDTPQGLIFDNQNRLWVLDAGFSIGRTRLYAFDIDSKKELMRFNIPKELAPSNSFVQDLAVDDKNGFVYLACVTNPGIIVVDINKNEFRKIIDLPTMQSEDTDMVIDGKVQYLNGEPARIALDPITISADKETLYYGAMNGTKWYQLPTKNIRNGATDAVIIKQISVLADKPFSDGADTDEHGNHYFTNIQNYSIDILSKDGKLSVLKKDPLLDWPDSVRIQGDWLYIAASQVHKTPAFANGKELSDGFFRILKLKFK, from the coding sequence ATGAAAAATATAAAATATAAAAGTATAGGTCTCCTATTATCAATCAGCTTTTCACTGTGCTTCTTTATGGGGTCTAGTCAACAAAACAAATTGGCGAAAGCAGAAAAAGATAAACCAATAGGAACACTAGAAATAGTAGCCGAAATGGATATTAACCCAGGTAACGTGGCGGTTTCAAAAGAAGGCAGGGTGTTTTCCACAATTCACCCTATGAGACCCAATATGACCAAATTGGTTGAGATTACCAGCAAGACCACTTTTGTTCCTTTTCCAAGTGAAAAATTACAACCTAAAACTGCGTCTGCATCTGATGATACATTTGATACACCACAAGGGTTAATCTTTGATAATCAAAACCGACTTTGGGTTCTTGATGCAGGTTTCAGTATTGGGCGTACTCGATTATATGCTTTTGATATTGACTCTAAAAAAGAACTCATGCGGTTCAATATTCCTAAGGAATTGGCTCCAAGCAACAGTTTTGTTCAAGATTTAGCGGTCGATGATAAAAACGGTTTTGTGTATCTGGCCTGTGTAACTAATCCTGGAATCATTGTGGTGGATATCAATAAAAATGAATTCCGTAAAATTATTGACCTACCCACTATGCAATCTGAAGATACCGATATGGTCATAGATGGTAAAGTGCAATACCTAAATGGTGAACCTGCCAGGATCGCTTTAGACCCCATCACCATTTCTGCGGATAAAGAAACCTTGTATTATGGTGCTATGAATGGTACAAAATGGTATCAATTACCCACAAAAAACATTCGTAATGGAGCAACTGATGCTGTAATAATTAAACAGATTTCCGTCTTGGCAGACAAGCCTTTTTCTGATGGTGCCGATACTGATGAGCATGGTAATCATTATTTTACCAATATTCAAAACTATAGTATTGATATCCTTTCAAAAGATGGCAAATTAAGTGTCTTAAAAAAAGACCCATTACTAGATTGGCCGGATAGCGTTAGAATACAAGGAGATTGGTTATATATCGCAGCTAGTCAAGTGCATAAAACACCGGCTTTTGCTAATGGCAAGGAGTTGTCAGATGGATTTTTTAGAATTCTGAAATTAAAATTCAAATAA
- a CDS encoding DoxX family protein, with the protein MKKNNDLGLLIVRISVGLLMLLHGIGKMQSIDFVQQKLLEGGLPNFLSYGVYVTQVIAPILLLIGYRTRIGAALFIFGTLFAMFLVHSTEIFTLTQHGGWSVELLGLYTFGAVALLFTGSGKYAVSSTHQWD; encoded by the coding sequence ATGAAAAAAAACAATGACTTAGGATTATTGATTGTCCGCATTTCGGTAGGACTTTTAATGCTATTACACGGAATAGGTAAAATGCAAAGTATAGATTTTGTGCAGCAAAAACTTCTAGAAGGAGGCTTGCCCAACTTTTTATCTTACGGCGTTTATGTTACCCAAGTTATAGCACCCATACTACTACTTATAGGTTACAGAACCCGTATAGGAGCTGCCCTTTTTATTTTCGGAACACTGTTCGCCATGTTTTTAGTACACTCAACAGAGATTTTTACATTGACCCAACATGGTGGTTGGAGTGTGGAGTTATTAGGATTGTACACTTTTGGAGCTGTGGCACTACTATTTACAGGTAGTGGAAAATACGCAGTATCATCTACACATCAATGGGATTAA
- a CDS encoding winged helix-turn-helix transcriptional regulator, translating into MYTINNKEYPCPASVTMGIIGGKWKVVMLFHLIKGPLRYNELRKKMDGVTERTLSIQLKSMEDDGMISRKAYNTKPPLKVEYSLTEYGKTLIPLINSIVGWGNFVIDKHAEEQYDKKCIEDVEL; encoded by the coding sequence ATGTACACAATAAACAATAAGGAATACCCTTGTCCGGCAAGCGTAACCATGGGAATCATTGGCGGTAAATGGAAAGTGGTAATGTTATTTCACTTGATTAAAGGGCCATTAAGATATAACGAGTTAAGAAAAAAAATGGACGGAGTTACTGAACGAACGTTAAGTATTCAGTTAAAAAGTATGGAAGACGATGGCATGATTAGCCGAAAAGCTTATAACACAAAGCCACCGTTAAAGGTTGAATATTCATTGACCGAATATGGAAAAACACTCATTCCTCTTATAAATTCTATTGTTGGTTGGGGTAATTTTGTAATTGATAAACACGCAGAAGAACAGTATGATAAAAAGTGTATAGAGGATGTAGAATTGTAG
- the ahr gene encoding NADPH-dependent aldehyde reductase Ahr, with amino-acid sequence MKVNAYAVSEPKGKLKPYTYELGTLGSEEVDIKVSYCGVCHSDLSMMNNEWGMTQYPLVPGHEIIGEVVAAGNAVKNIKVGDKVGLGWLSASCMSCQQCMEGSHHLCKKSQSTIVGRHGGFADYVRGHWSWAIPLPQAIDLSKAGPLLCGGITVFNPIILADVKPTDTVGVIGIGGLGHMAIKFLKHWGCEVIAFSSNPAKKEEILAMGATKVINSRDPKELEAIAGSLNFILNTTNVSLDWNSYLTTLAPKGRLHTVGAVLEPMAIPAFGLIGGEKTVGGSPIGSPALTKTMLEFCVRHTIYPTVEEFPMEKVNEAIEHLEKGNARFRIVLKN; translated from the coding sequence ATGAAAGTAAATGCATATGCAGTTTCAGAGCCCAAGGGTAAATTAAAGCCTTACACCTATGAATTAGGTACGTTAGGCTCAGAGGAGGTAGATATAAAAGTGTCCTATTGTGGGGTTTGTCATTCAGATTTAAGTATGATGAACAATGAATGGGGAATGACGCAATATCCCCTTGTTCCTGGACATGAAATTATTGGTGAAGTAGTAGCGGCAGGTAATGCTGTAAAAAATATTAAAGTTGGAGATAAAGTCGGTCTAGGGTGGCTATCTGCCTCCTGCATGAGTTGCCAACAGTGTATGGAAGGTTCACATCATTTATGTAAAAAATCCCAATCTACCATAGTAGGAAGACATGGAGGTTTTGCAGATTATGTTCGTGGTCATTGGTCATGGGCAATTCCTCTTCCCCAAGCAATAGATTTAAGTAAAGCCGGACCTTTGTTATGTGGTGGCATTACCGTATTCAACCCCATTATACTTGCAGATGTGAAACCTACGGATACGGTAGGTGTCATTGGGATAGGAGGTTTGGGACATATGGCTATTAAATTCTTAAAACACTGGGGCTGCGAGGTTATCGCATTTAGTTCAAACCCTGCTAAAAAAGAAGAGATTTTAGCTATGGGTGCCACCAAAGTGATTAACTCCAGAGACCCTAAGGAATTAGAAGCTATTGCAGGAAGTCTAAATTTTATTCTAAACACCACCAATGTAAGTTTAGACTGGAATTCTTACCTAACAACTCTAGCTCCTAAAGGTAGATTGCATACTGTTGGTGCAGTATTAGAACCCATGGCTATTCCAGCATTTGGCTTAATTGGAGGAGAAAAAACAGTAGGAGGGAGCCCTATAGGAAGTCCGGCTCTAACCAAAACAATGTTAGAGTTTTGTGTACGACATACTATCTACCCAACGGTAGAGGAGTTTCCTATGGAAAAAGTTAATGAAGCAATAGAACATCTAGAAAAAGGAAATGCACGATTTAGAATCGTCTTAAAAAATTAG
- a CDS encoding 3-ketoacyl-ACP reductase — protein sequence MKDLKGKKAIITGGSRGLGRATAIALAKEGVEIAITGRNEETLQQTVAELEAIGVKAMYSVFDISKYEEVKNSIKEILNTLGDVDILINNAGIATLGSFNDMEVDVWTQMIETNVLGTYFVTKEVLPFLLKKNEGDIINVASTAGLNGNANVSAYSASKFAVIGMSESLMKEVRKNNIRVCTLTPSTIVTDMAVEAGIVDEEDNDQVLKPEDFAALIVAGLKLPGRAMLVNASLWSTNP from the coding sequence ATGAAAGATTTAAAAGGTAAGAAAGCCATAATTACAGGTGGCAGTAGAGGTTTAGGTAGAGCTACCGCCATAGCACTGGCTAAAGAAGGTGTAGAAATAGCCATTACGGGTAGAAATGAAGAAACCTTGCAACAGACCGTTGCCGAGTTAGAGGCAATCGGCGTTAAAGCGATGTATTCCGTTTTTGATATAAGTAAGTATGAGGAAGTAAAAAATAGTATTAAGGAAATTTTGAATACCCTTGGTGATGTAGATATTTTAATCAACAATGCTGGTATTGCTACTTTGGGATCCTTTAATGATATGGAGGTTGATGTATGGACACAAATGATTGAAACAAATGTGCTGGGCACCTATTTTGTAACCAAAGAAGTGCTACCGTTTTTATTGAAAAAGAATGAAGGAGATATCATAAATGTTGCATCTACTGCAGGATTAAATGGTAATGCAAACGTATCTGCCTATTCCGCATCAAAATTCGCGGTTATTGGTATGTCAGAATCTTTAATGAAAGAAGTTCGTAAAAACAACATTAGGGTGTGTACACTTACACCTAGTACAATCGTAACGGATATGGCTGTAGAAGCTGGTATTGTAGATGAAGAAGACAACGACCAGGTTTTAAAACCAGAAGATTTTGCCGCCCTAATAGTTGCTGGTTTGAAGCTTCCGGGAAGAGCCATGTTGGTCAATGCATCTTTATGGTCTACAAACCCTTAA
- a CDS encoding L-dopachrome tautomerase-related protein gives MKSICLKLSILFSLFFLKSIAIVAQEKAIGTLEVVAELEVTPGNVAVSKEGRIFSSIHPFRPSNYQLVEITSKSTYVPFPNEQVQSTSDNKSDNKLDAPLGIIFDNKNRLWVLDVGLNIGHTRLFAYDIDTRKEVLRFDIPLEFAPSTSFVQDLVVDEINGFVYLADVRNPGIIVIDIRKNEFSKIIDIPSMQPEDIDIIIDNMVHYRKGKPVRISLDAITISVDRDTLYYGPMNGTKWYKVPTKQIREGAENEEIIKHIAVVGKKPICDGAATDENYNHYFTNIQNNSIDVLSKDGTLSTIKKSPFFDWPDSVRIQGDWLYIATNQIHKSPAFGEGIERSTGLFRILKLKFK, from the coding sequence ATGAAGAGTATATGCCTAAAATTATCCATACTATTTTCATTGTTTTTCTTAAAAAGCATCGCTATAGTAGCGCAAGAAAAAGCAATAGGAACCCTTGAAGTGGTAGCAGAACTAGAAGTTACCCCAGGAAATGTAGCGGTTTCTAAGGAAGGAAGAATATTTTCTAGTATTCATCCCTTTAGACCTAGCAACTATCAATTAGTAGAAATTACGAGTAAGTCAACTTATGTACCTTTTCCTAATGAGCAGGTACAATCCACTTCAGATAACAAATCAGACAATAAATTAGATGCTCCCCTAGGTATTATTTTTGATAACAAAAACCGACTTTGGGTACTTGATGTAGGTCTAAATATTGGGCATACTAGATTATTTGCCTATGATATTGATACCAGAAAAGAAGTGCTTCGTTTTGATATTCCATTAGAATTTGCACCCAGTACTAGTTTTGTACAAGATTTGGTGGTGGATGAAATAAATGGTTTTGTATACTTAGCCGATGTTAGAAACCCAGGAATCATTGTCATTGATATTCGTAAAAATGAATTTTCAAAAATTATTGATATCCCAAGCATGCAACCGGAAGATATTGACATCATCATAGACAATATGGTGCACTATAGAAAAGGAAAACCTGTGCGTATTTCTTTAGATGCAATTACTATTTCTGTTGACAGGGACACGCTGTATTATGGTCCAATGAATGGCACCAAATGGTATAAAGTACCCACGAAGCAGATAAGGGAAGGTGCAGAAAATGAGGAAATCATAAAACATATTGCTGTGGTAGGCAAAAAACCAATTTGTGATGGTGCTGCTACAGATGAAAACTACAATCATTATTTCACCAATATTCAAAATAATAGCATTGATGTGCTTTCAAAAGACGGGACCTTAAGCACAATTAAAAAGAGTCCTTTTTTCGATTGGCCAGATAGTGTAAGAATCCAGGGAGACTGGCTATATATTGCAACCAATCAGATACACAAGTCACCTGCTTTTGGAGAAGGTATTGAAAGGTCCACGGGACTATTTAGAATATTGAAACTAAAATTTAAATAA
- a CDS encoding L-dopachrome tautomerase-related protein, producing the protein MKNYRIKKKGIVLWLAFSLFLYNSVQVAAQEIAIGTLEIVAEMDVNPGNVAVSKEGRVFSTIHPLRPYKFQLVEITGKTSYVPFPNKELQSTEDTKSDSKFDAPLGVLFDNKNRLWVVDLGFKIGYTRLFAYDIDTKEELMRFDIPKELAPSDSFLQDFAVDEINEFVYLADPVKAVIIVIDIKKKEYRKIVDIPSMQSEDIDIVIDGKVQTWMGNPARISVDPITLSADRETLYYGPMNGYTWYQLPTKNIREGESNDELVKRVSLVGEKPFSDGAATDDNGNHYFTNIQNYSIDMLSKDGQLTTLIKDPLLDWPDSIRIHGDWMFIAANQINKSPAFTTGVELSTAPFLVLKLKYR; encoded by the coding sequence ATGAAAAATTATAGAATTAAAAAAAAGGGAATCGTATTATGGCTGGCATTTTCGCTGTTTTTATACAATAGCGTACAGGTAGCAGCCCAAGAAATAGCAATTGGCACACTTGAAATTGTAGCCGAAATGGATGTAAACCCAGGGAATGTAGCGGTTTCAAAAGAAGGTCGAGTGTTCTCTACCATACACCCCTTAAGACCATACAAATTTCAATTGGTGGAGATTACCGGTAAAACTAGCTATGTTCCTTTTCCTAATAAGGAGCTACAATCTACAGAAGACACCAAATCAGATTCCAAGTTTGATGCACCTCTAGGTGTGTTATTTGATAACAAAAATCGTCTTTGGGTGGTGGATCTGGGCTTCAAAATAGGGTACACCAGACTCTTCGCTTATGATATTGACACCAAAGAAGAATTAATGCGTTTTGATATTCCTAAAGAGTTAGCACCAAGCGACAGTTTTCTCCAAGATTTTGCTGTTGATGAAATAAACGAATTTGTATACCTGGCAGACCCTGTTAAAGCTGTAATTATAGTAATTGACATCAAGAAAAAAGAATACAGAAAAATTGTAGACATACCCAGTATGCAATCCGAAGATATCGATATTGTTATAGATGGTAAAGTACAAACCTGGATGGGCAATCCTGCCCGAATTTCTGTAGACCCCATAACACTTTCGGCAGATAGGGAGACCTTGTATTACGGCCCTATGAATGGTTATACATGGTATCAATTACCCACCAAAAATATCAGGGAAGGAGAATCGAATGATGAACTCGTAAAACGTGTTTCCCTCGTTGGCGAAAAACCGTTTTCCGATGGTGCTGCTACAGATGATAATGGCAATCATTATTTTACCAATATTCAGAACTATAGCATAGACATGCTTTCTAAAGATGGGCAGCTTACTACATTAATTAAAGACCCTCTTTTAGATTGGCCGGATAGCATAAGAATACATGGAGATTGGATGTTTATTGCTGCTAATCAAATAAATAAATCACCTGCCTTTACTACAGGTGTAGAATTGTCTACCGCACCTTTTCTAGTGTTAAAATTAAAGTACAGATAA
- a CDS encoding peroxiredoxin-like family protein, with product MIKPRQKAPELAIKLVNDTTWELSDQSPENFTMILFYRGKHCPVCKMQLEELQKKLDKFIQRGVSIIAISTDTEEVAKATYDEWDISDIPLGNGLPIEEAREWGLFISEGINNEPKHFTEPGLFLLTPEQTVYWESVQSMPFGRPSFNDVLGGIDYILKADYPARGEA from the coding sequence ATGATAAAACCGAGACAAAAAGCACCCGAGTTAGCAATTAAATTAGTGAATGATACCACGTGGGAATTGAGTGATCAATCACCTGAAAATTTTACCATGATATTGTTTTACAGGGGTAAACATTGCCCTGTATGTAAAATGCAGTTAGAAGAACTACAGAAAAAGTTAGATAAGTTTATACAACGTGGCGTTTCTATAATAGCCATTAGTACAGACACTGAAGAAGTTGCCAAAGCCACGTATGACGAATGGGACATTTCAGATATTCCATTAGGTAATGGTTTACCTATAGAAGAAGCCAGAGAATGGGGTTTATTCATTTCTGAAGGTATTAACAACGAGCCTAAACATTTTACCGAACCTGGATTGTTTTTGTTAACTCCAGAACAAACAGTTTATTGGGAATCTGTACAGTCTATGCCATTTGGCAGACCTAGTTTTAACGATGTTTTAGGTGGTATCGACTATATCTTAAAAGCAGATTATCCTGCTAGAGGAGAAGCATAG
- a CDS encoding nuclear transport factor 2 family protein: MKNFSILLIITLTALSCYSQKRTVNHSSNLEIVKSTYEENSNTLQKYLAEDATWTEAKGFPYGGTYTGYDEVVTNIFSKIGAEWTGFKFNVEDYVASDDKVIAFGTYSGTYKKTNKSFIARVSHIWKLKDGKIINFEQIVDSKPVVDAMQ; encoded by the coding sequence ATGAAAAATTTTAGTATCCTATTAATAATCACACTTACAGCACTTTCTTGTTACAGCCAAAAGCGTACGGTTAACCATAGTTCAAATCTCGAAATCGTAAAAAGCACGTACGAAGAAAATAGCAATACACTTCAAAAATATTTAGCGGAAGATGCCACTTGGACGGAAGCCAAAGGATTTCCTTATGGGGGCACCTATACAGGTTATGATGAAGTCGTTACCAATATATTTTCCAAAATAGGGGCAGAATGGACCGGCTTTAAATTCAATGTAGAAGATTATGTGGCTAGTGATGATAAGGTCATTGCCTTTGGAACCTATTCGGGAACGTATAAAAAAACGAACAAATCATTTATCGCCCGTGTGTCTCACATATGGAAACTTAAGGACGGAAAAATAATAAATTTTGAACAGATTGTGGATAGCAAACCCGTGGTAGATGCCATGCAATAG